In a single window of the Leptospira barantonii genome:
- a CDS encoding radical SAM protein, with protein MEATDSIRQSSTIPLLEEMERKYKSIPMEAIVKQDILRQGIHFLKEAFEVSGEYKTKDYFIFSFDHIPLSELGEGADVKAPEEIKVSGGHFGLLPTVISTRNNPNSPYKVKKSPDGKPSLYLGETFLGNVEFPPLPAWYRHKTKNGKIPGEIAPVIEWGYLIYLTVFRNCQYFGKEEECAYCDINHNYRQQKNAGRPYTGVKDIEDILEVLSWIDAEDEIAKVYTITGGSVITSLKKKNEIDFYLDYAQAIESKFPGRWMGKIVSQAWEIEDCKKFKDAGIQVYHPNYEVWDKNLFQKICPGKEAYIGRDNWIRRVVDSAEVFGPSYVIPNFVGGVELSKPYGFATVAEAIQSTGEGLDFFMSKGIMPRFTAWCPEPYTTLGTQAGPPLEYFCELLTVWKATFEKYNLPVPPGYGEPGPGKAVFSVSAFMDVIGYQGRN; from the coding sequence ATGGAAGCTACCGATTCAATCCGCCAAAGTTCTACCATTCCCCTCCTGGAAGAAATGGAGAGGAAATACAAATCCATTCCGATGGAAGCCATCGTTAAACAGGACATTCTCAGACAGGGAATCCATTTTCTCAAAGAAGCTTTCGAGGTTTCCGGAGAATACAAAACAAAGGATTACTTTATATTCTCCTTTGATCATATTCCTCTTTCCGAGTTGGGAGAAGGCGCGGACGTAAAAGCTCCCGAAGAGATCAAGGTTTCCGGAGGTCATTTCGGTTTGCTTCCGACCGTGATCTCCACACGCAACAATCCGAATTCTCCGTATAAGGTCAAAAAATCTCCGGACGGAAAACCGTCTTTGTATCTCGGAGAAACTTTTTTAGGAAACGTCGAGTTTCCTCCTCTTCCGGCTTGGTATCGTCATAAGACAAAGAATGGAAAAATTCCCGGAGAAATCGCTCCGGTCATCGAATGGGGTTATCTCATCTATCTTACCGTTTTTAGAAACTGTCAGTATTTCGGTAAGGAAGAAGAATGCGCTTACTGCGATATCAATCATAACTATCGTCAACAGAAGAACGCGGGACGTCCGTACACAGGCGTAAAAGACATAGAAGATATTCTGGAAGTTCTTTCCTGGATCGACGCCGAAGACGAGATCGCAAAGGTTTATACGATTACCGGCGGAAGTGTCATTACTTCCTTAAAGAAAAAAAACGAAATCGATTTCTATCTGGATTACGCCCAAGCGATCGAATCCAAATTTCCGGGCAGATGGATGGGCAAGATCGTTTCCCAAGCCTGGGAGATCGAAGACTGCAAAAAATTCAAAGACGCGGGAATCCAAGTCTATCATCCGAACTACGAGGTCTGGGATAAGAATTTATTTCAAAAGATTTGTCCGGGGAAAGAAGCATATATCGGAAGAGACAATTGGATCCGAAGAGTCGTAGATTCCGCGGAAGTATTCGGACCTTCTTATGTGATTCCGAACTTTGTGGGCGGTGTGGAACTTTCCAAACCTTACGGTTTTGCAACCGTAGCCGAAGCGATTCAATCCACCGGAGAGGGTTTGGATTTCTTCATGTCGAAAGGAATTATGCCGAGATTTACGGCTTGGTGCCCCGAACCGTATACGACTCTCGGAACTCAGGCCGGACCTCCTTTGGAATATTTCTGCGAGCTTTTGACCGTGTGGAAGGCTACATTCGAAAAGTATAATCTACCCGTTCCTCCGGGTTACGGCGAACCCGGTCCGGGAAAAGCGGTATTTTCAGTTTCCGCTTTTATGGATGTGATCGGTTATCAGGGAAGAAATTAA
- the lipA gene encoding lipoyl synthase, which yields MNPLKKKPRTHSLKEAPEKPDWLKVKLTFPDRQNDTVAMVRDSLQAKKLNTVCESASCPNLNHCWSRKTATYMLGGDICTRRCSYCDVASGKPFPLDREEPKRIAESAISLGLRHVVITAVNRDDLEDGGAAHFAETVLAIREGLPDCKIELLIPDLKVKPESLEIVFDCNPDIFNHNLETVKRLFPEVAPQKKYERSLEVLKIASERGFLTKSGLILGMGETVDEVKECMQDLANVGVSLLTLGQYLQPTPTHLPVKEYVLPEVFKELRIFGKSIGFKGVFSGPLVRSSYHADEQVSWNG from the coding sequence ATGAATCCTCTTAAAAAAAAGCCCCGTACTCATTCTCTCAAAGAAGCTCCTGAAAAACCGGATTGGCTCAAAGTCAAACTTACCTTTCCCGATCGCCAAAACGACACCGTTGCGATGGTTCGTGATTCTTTACAGGCAAAAAAACTCAACACGGTTTGTGAAAGCGCTTCTTGTCCGAATCTCAACCACTGCTGGTCCAGAAAAACCGCGACGTATATGTTGGGTGGAGATATTTGTACGAGACGTTGTTCGTATTGCGACGTGGCTTCCGGTAAACCGTTTCCTTTGGATCGGGAAGAACCGAAACGAATCGCTGAGTCGGCGATCTCACTCGGGCTCAGACACGTTGTGATCACCGCGGTAAACCGGGACGATCTTGAAGACGGGGGCGCGGCTCATTTTGCGGAAACCGTTCTTGCAATTCGAGAAGGACTTCCCGATTGTAAGATAGAACTTTTGATTCCCGATCTGAAAGTAAAACCGGAATCACTCGAGATCGTTTTCGATTGTAATCCGGACATTTTCAATCATAACCTTGAAACGGTAAAAAGACTTTTCCCCGAAGTCGCTCCACAAAAAAAATACGAACGTTCTTTGGAAGTTTTGAAAATCGCTTCCGAACGGGGATTTTTAACCAAGAGCGGTTTGATTTTGGGAATGGGAGAAACCGTGGACGAAGTGAAAGAATGTATGCAGGATCTTGCAAACGTCGGAGTTTCTCTTTTGACCCTCGGACAGTATTTGCAACCGACTCCGACTCATCTTCCCGTAAAGGAATACGTTCTTCCGGAAGTATTTAAGGAGTTGAGAATATTCGGAAAATCGATCGGATTCAAGGGAGTATTCTCCGGACCTCTGGTAAGAAGTTCCTATCACGCGGATGAACAAGTCTCATGGAACGGATAG
- a CDS encoding lipoprotein LipL45, producing MKKLLIVSSIAMTAGILVFSACKKPTENSQAAATGKENSPSAVVVFSVGEAKILHSDLTEEKATLGASLKTGDKVSTKDKSKVDIQFADGSAIRISENSVIDFDGLSVNSKGNSDTRLALVSGKVFAKVNKASKDDQFSVVTPTAIAGVRGTSFIVDRSKSDKAVVKVLDGAVAVAPRVAALEGLSDEEIAKNEDLKKIQQSVASSEIVLEKNQASVLKADEKSLDGKDASKISEKNIAGVVKKLDNSGISKKEEEEIRTIVTVDKETTDKMVRINEESSGKVDEQKAASLEAERKKLEGEVAARQEEEAKKFKQILISAPKELKSSKDIVNYYERIEKIIMTDGSSLIGAIVDQQGSTMIVHTEQGIKKINQADVQEVIYDFQTKAKF from the coding sequence ATGAAGAAGCTCTTAATCGTTTCCTCAATCGCTATGACCGCCGGAATTCTGGTGTTCAGCGCTTGTAAGAAACCTACGGAAAATTCCCAGGCAGCCGCTACCGGTAAAGAAAACAGTCCTTCGGCTGTTGTTGTGTTCAGCGTTGGAGAAGCAAAAATACTTCACTCTGATCTAACCGAAGAAAAAGCGACATTAGGCGCGAGTCTGAAAACTGGCGACAAGGTCAGCACAAAAGACAAATCCAAAGTTGACATTCAGTTTGCTGACGGATCTGCGATTCGTATCTCCGAGAATTCGGTGATCGACTTCGACGGACTCTCCGTGAACTCCAAAGGAAACTCCGATACAAGACTGGCTCTTGTTTCCGGAAAAGTTTTCGCGAAAGTCAACAAGGCTTCCAAAGACGACCAGTTCTCCGTGGTTACTCCGACCGCGATCGCTGGTGTGCGTGGAACATCCTTCATCGTAGACAGATCTAAATCCGACAAAGCAGTCGTAAAAGTTTTGGACGGTGCAGTTGCGGTTGCTCCTCGTGTTGCGGCTCTTGAAGGCTTAAGCGACGAAGAGATCGCAAAAAACGAAGATCTGAAAAAGATTCAACAATCCGTTGCATCTTCCGAGATCGTTCTTGAAAAGAACCAAGCTTCCGTGTTGAAAGCGGATGAAAAATCTTTGGACGGAAAAGACGCTTCTAAGATCAGCGAAAAGAACATCGCTGGTGTAGTTAAGAAGTTGGACAACTCCGGAATTTCCAAGAAAGAAGAAGAAGAGATCAGAACAATCGTAACCGTAGACAAAGAAACTACGGATAAGATGGTTCGTATCAACGAAGAATCTTCCGGCAAAGTTGACGAACAAAAAGCCGCTTCTCTCGAAGCTGAGAGAAAGAAACTTGAGGGTGAAGTAGCCGCTCGTCAAGAAGAAGAAGCTAAGAAATTTAAACAAATCCTGATCTCCGCTCCGAAAGAGCTGAAATCCAGCAAGGATATCGTAAACTACTACGAAAGAATCGAAAAGATCATCATGACTGACGGATCTTCTTTGATCGGTGCGATCGTGGATCAACAAGGATCTACAATGATCGTTCATACCGAACAAGGTATTAAGAAGATCAATCAAGCGGATGTTCAAGAAGTGATTTACGACTTCCAAACGAAAGCTAAATTCTGA
- a CDS encoding PQQ-dependent sugar dehydrogenase encodes MIFSSLRSVFILGFLFVFFLHSPLFAKTKNAPEKKKPIRKEAEVVPWYGQVAEGFQEPTDIQFFPGNDQRMIVLEKRGKLFEVDLTTKIKTLRADFTGQVETRSEEGLLGLAFSPDFASDSKFFVNVIVKEGGKDHSKILEFEWKNDVVQKIEHAKRTLLKQEQPYSNHNGGQLAFGPDKKLYIGLGDGGGANDPYKNGQNPTTYLGKLLRILPNPQSFGAPYKIPEDNPFVGRPGFLPEIWAYGLRNPWRFSFDKLTGELYLADVGQNEFEELDLIRKGGNYGWNIKEGFHCFKKNSSCDERTWIDPIHEYPRNEGQSITGGYVYRGKDLPKLVGSYIYGDFVVGKIWVLKQKDGKKISNELLFQIPYQISTFGQDSAGEVFFADFGSGNIFRIIKKN; translated from the coding sequence ATGATTTTTTCATCTTTACGTTCGGTTTTCATCCTTGGGTTCTTGTTTGTCTTTTTTCTCCATTCTCCCCTGTTTGCTAAAACGAAAAATGCCCCCGAGAAAAAGAAACCGATTCGAAAGGAAGCGGAAGTCGTTCCTTGGTACGGACAAGTCGCGGAAGGATTTCAAGAACCCACCGACATTCAATTCTTTCCCGGAAACGATCAACGAATGATCGTCTTGGAAAAACGGGGAAAACTTTTCGAAGTCGATTTAACGACCAAGATCAAAACGTTGCGCGCGGATTTTACCGGGCAGGTGGAAACCAGATCGGAGGAAGGTCTTTTGGGTCTTGCGTTTTCACCGGACTTCGCCTCGGATTCTAAGTTTTTTGTAAACGTAATCGTAAAAGAAGGCGGAAAGGATCATTCTAAGATTCTCGAGTTTGAATGGAAGAATGACGTGGTTCAAAAAATCGAACACGCAAAACGAACTCTTCTCAAACAGGAACAACCGTATTCCAATCACAACGGAGGCCAGCTCGCTTTCGGTCCCGATAAAAAACTGTATATCGGTTTGGGAGACGGGGGCGGAGCCAATGATCCCTATAAAAACGGACAAAACCCCACAACGTATCTCGGTAAACTTCTCCGAATTCTTCCCAACCCTCAATCCTTCGGAGCGCCTTATAAGATTCCCGAAGACAATCCATTCGTAGGTCGTCCCGGCTTTTTACCCGAGATCTGGGCTTACGGACTTAGAAATCCCTGGAGATTTTCTTTTGATAAGCTTACTGGCGAACTCTACTTAGCCGACGTCGGCCAAAATGAATTCGAAGAACTCGATCTCATCCGAAAGGGAGGCAACTACGGCTGGAATATCAAGGAAGGATTTCATTGTTTTAAGAAGAATTCGTCCTGCGACGAGCGGACTTGGATCGATCCGATTCACGAATATCCCCGAAACGAGGGGCAATCGATTACGGGCGGTTACGTCTATCGCGGAAAGGATCTACCTAAACTGGTAGGTTCTTATATCTACGGGGATTTTGTGGTCGGTAAAATCTGGGTTTTAAAACAAAAGGACGGTAAAAAGATCTCGAACGAGCTTCTATTTCAGATACCGTATCAAATCAGCACTTTTGGCCAGGATAGCGCCGGAGAGGTCTTTTTTGCCGATTTTGGCTCAGGAAATATCTTTCGTATTATAAAAAAAAATTGA